The following proteins come from a genomic window of Halorussus halophilus:
- a CDS encoding DUF7344 domain-containing protein — protein MTVQDPSSDYDAELEPSEIHNVLRNDRRRHTLKHLRDTEGVISVDTLAEHIAAIETGESPPPRNVRKSVYVSLHQTHLPKLDELDIIDYDQRSQEIELLDRAQEVEVYMEVVPKGDISWATYYLGISLLGVVTLLSAKFGLLFISSFGIEFWSWYFLVLFGLSALYHAYSERSQRVLE, from the coding sequence ATGACAGTACAAGACCCAAGCTCGGACTACGACGCGGAGCTAGAGCCGAGTGAGATACACAACGTACTCCGGAACGACCGCCGTCGGCACACGCTGAAGCACCTGCGAGACACCGAGGGCGTGATTTCGGTCGATACGCTCGCGGAACACATTGCGGCCATCGAGACCGGTGAGTCGCCCCCGCCGCGAAACGTTCGCAAGAGCGTCTACGTCTCACTCCACCAGACACATCTCCCGAAACTTGACGAACTCGATATCATCGACTACGACCAGCGCTCTCAGGAAATCGAACTCTTAGACCGCGCCCAAGAAGTCGAGGTGTACATGGAAGTCGTGCCGAAGGGGGACATCTCGTGGGCGACGTACTACCTCGGCATCAGTCTGCTCGGCGTCGTCACGCTCCTCTCGGCGAAGTTCGGTCTCCTTTTCATCTCCTCGTTCGGCATCGAATTCTGGTCCTGGTACTTCCTCGTGCTTTTCGGTCTGTCGGCGCTGTACCACGCCTACAGCGAGCGAAGTCAGCGGGTTTTGGAGTAG
- a CDS encoding J domain-containing protein — MPEWLVVGLWLSAAVGVLIGVIFVAGSRLYPTVSRSGPRTSGQGRRRVEIREYLSAIGEEFAEDHFVEGQHVAFYLPKRDVAITFDARAYFRIERSPTFAVLVEHEMPGIHLGDRLPFETPDVEDDEEENTIDPAKAAFAVLGVPQNSSVAEIRRAYREKVKEVHPDHGGDREDFQQVREAYTAAKKRAS; from the coding sequence CTGCCGGAATGGCTGGTGGTCGGGTTGTGGCTGTCCGCCGCAGTCGGCGTCCTCATCGGGGTGATTTTCGTCGCAGGGTCGCGGCTCTACCCGACGGTGTCTCGGTCGGGACCACGTACCTCGGGGCAGGGTCGCCGCCGCGTCGAGATTCGAGAGTACCTCTCGGCAATCGGCGAGGAGTTCGCGGAGGACCACTTCGTAGAGGGCCAGCACGTCGCGTTCTACCTGCCTAAGCGAGACGTTGCAATCACCTTCGACGCGCGGGCGTACTTCCGCATCGAGCGCTCGCCGACCTTTGCAGTGCTGGTCGAACACGAGATGCCGGGCATCCATCTGGGCGACCGACTTCCCTTCGAGACGCCCGACGTGGAAGACGACGAGGAGGAGAATACCATCGACCCCGCGAAGGCCGCCTTCGCAGTGTTGGGGGTCCCACAGAATTCCAGCGTCGCTGAGATACGACGCGCCTACCGCGAGAAGGTCAAGGAAGTGCATCCGGACCACGGCGGCGACCGCGAGGACTTCCAGCAAGTTCGAGAAGCGTACACGGCGGCGAAGAAGCGCGCCAGTTAA
- a CDS encoding DUF7839 domain-containing protein: MADVLENKRAATRFRILTEIAERQPAVSQGEIAEAVGVTSQAVSEYIRALVEDGLVEKAGRSQYSVTKEGVDWLLQEATDVRRYADHVTEDVLGSQQEDAAIATDDVSEGDSVTLSLRDGLLHATPGEEGPATGVTTTDADAGEDVGVTGFEGIIDIDPGSVTVYQVPPVRSGGSRAVDEQALASACDDADFVGATGVEAVVALRQVGHDPATTFAAGEVAAAAASRGLRVVVVATADGVGRVTDALREGDVTYEVTDLS; the protein is encoded by the coding sequence ATGGCCGACGTTCTGGAGAACAAGCGTGCCGCGACGCGCTTTCGCATCCTCACGGAGATCGCCGAGCGCCAACCGGCGGTGAGCCAAGGGGAAATCGCGGAGGCGGTGGGGGTCACCAGCCAAGCCGTCAGCGAGTACATCCGCGCGCTCGTCGAGGACGGACTGGTCGAGAAGGCGGGTCGCTCCCAGTACAGCGTCACCAAGGAAGGCGTCGATTGGCTGTTGCAGGAGGCGACGGACGTACGCCGCTACGCCGACCACGTCACCGAAGACGTGCTCGGAAGCCAGCAAGAAGACGCCGCTATCGCCACCGACGACGTATCAGAAGGCGACTCGGTGACGCTCTCGCTGCGTGATGGACTGCTTCACGCCACGCCCGGCGAGGAGGGTCCGGCGACGGGCGTTACCACGACCGACGCCGACGCGGGCGAGGATGTCGGGGTCACTGGTTTCGAGGGTATCATCGACATTGACCCCGGAAGCGTCACCGTCTATCAGGTGCCGCCGGTTCGCTCAGGTGGGAGTCGCGCCGTAGACGAGCAAGCACTGGCGTCCGCCTGCGACGACGCCGATTTCGTCGGCGCGACTGGCGTCGAGGCTGTCGTCGCGCTTCGGCAAGTCGGCCACGACCCCGCGACGACGTTCGCGGCGGGCGAAGTCGCCGCGGCCGCCGCAAGTCGCGGCTTGCGCGTCGTCGTGGTTGCTACTGCGGATGGCGTCGGGCGGGTTACTGATGCCTTGCGTGAAGGTGACGTCACCTACGAAGTGACCGATTTGAGCTAA
- a CDS encoding PIN domain-containing protein produces the protein MTSTTSTTTADSDPKTVVYDTNVLVAELAFPEERAVCLELVESAVVELVVSDATLREFAAVLRYDHLPLPSERRATAVERVVRAARVVSPAIELAVAADPDDDAILEAALTAGGNCVVSDDAHLRDVSGVCGIDVVPREAFLLEYQNSEDDRNHLGG, from the coding sequence ATCACAAGTACGACCTCGACTACGACCGCGGATTCCGACCCGAAGACGGTCGTCTACGACACGAACGTCCTCGTCGCGGAACTGGCGTTTCCGGAAGAGCGAGCGGTTTGCTTGGAACTCGTTGAGTCAGCGGTCGTAGAGTTGGTCGTCTCGGACGCGACGCTCCGAGAGTTTGCCGCCGTGCTTCGGTACGACCACCTGCCGTTGCCGAGCGAACGACGAGCGACTGCCGTCGAGCGAGTGGTACGAGCGGCGCGCGTCGTCTCCCCTGCGATAGAACTCGCAGTCGCCGCCGACCCCGACGACGACGCGATTCTGGAGGCGGCACTGACGGCTGGGGGTAACTGTGTCGTGAGCGACGACGCCCACCTCCGGGACGTGAGCGGCGTCTGTGGCATCGACGTGGTTCCACGCGAGGCGTTTCTGCTCGAATACCAAAACTCGGAAGACGACCGGAACCATCTCGGCGGGTGA
- a CDS encoding metallophosphoesterase, producing MYGQFRDRALYLPQRDALVVADLHVGRDATSPVELSLGERADLTERLSVLLEAFDPETVVFAGDVLHAFDRVPAGVEETLRGLRAVVEESGAELVVVEGNHDSMLDGVGITARESCSLGGGTVVVHGHERVEMEADCYVVGHDHPTIEIEGTRRPCLLYGPGAYRGADVLMLPAFNRLAPGVVVNRMSGRDFQSPLVNRVGEFCPVVWDSERSEMLSFPPLGKFRKML from the coding sequence ATGTACGGACAGTTCCGCGACCGCGCGCTCTACCTGCCCCAGCGCGACGCGCTCGTCGTCGCCGACCTCCACGTCGGCCGCGACGCGACGTCGCCGGTAGAACTGTCGCTGGGCGAACGAGCGGACCTGACCGAGAGGCTCTCGGTGCTTCTGGAGGCGTTCGACCCCGAGACGGTCGTCTTCGCTGGCGACGTGCTGCACGCGTTCGACCGCGTTCCGGCGGGCGTCGAGGAGACGCTTCGAGGCCTTCGCGCGGTCGTGGAAGAGAGCGGTGCTGAACTGGTCGTCGTCGAAGGCAACCACGATTCGATGCTGGATGGCGTCGGTATCACTGCGCGCGAGTCGTGTTCCCTAGGCGGCGGGACTGTCGTCGTCCACGGCCACGAACGAGTGGAGATGGAGGCAGACTGCTACGTCGTCGGCCACGACCACCCGACGATCGAAATCGAGGGGACGCGGCGACCCTGCCTACTGTACGGGCCGGGCGCGTACCGCGGGGCCGACGTGCTGATGCTCCCGGCCTTTAATCGACTTGCGCCCGGCGTGGTAGTGAACAGAATGAGCGGGCGTGACTTTCAGTCGCCGCTCGTGAATCGGGTGGGTGAGTTCTGTCCGGTGGTCTGGGATTCGGAGAGGTCGGAGATGCTGTCGTTTCCGCCGCTCGGAAAGTTTCGGAAGATGTTGTGA
- a CDS encoding NAD(P)/FAD-dependent oxidoreductase: MSRVVVAGGGVAGLVAARRLAETGATVDCYERHSEVGGRVRSTRRDGYVFDRGFQVLFTAYPAARRELDFDALDLRSFDPGAVVAAPNHRAVLSDPFRDFGGALESLFTRDVTTLDKLRVLKLRQELSDKPDRDIFSGPDQTTREYLEERGFSEDFVERFAAPFYGGITLDRSLGTSKKVFEFTFKMLSTGEIAVPAQGMGKISEQLAERAREAGATIHTDETVTELDPHAEEPTVELGRETTTADAVVVATDPKEARELTGVETIPTDAKGCVTQYLAFEGEELDAGERLLLNAEGDEGPNQVAQLSAVAPEYAPEDEVLLSATYLGVPDDPDETLTEQTRRTLASWYPERQLDLRHLHTSRIEFAQFAQPPGIFDRLPWIRDPDGPVYLAGEYTDASSVNAAMQSGRKAARAVVDDLGLP; the protein is encoded by the coding sequence ATGAGCAGAGTCGTCGTCGCGGGCGGTGGCGTCGCCGGACTGGTCGCCGCTCGGCGTCTTGCCGAGACGGGCGCGACAGTGGACTGCTACGAACGCCACTCCGAAGTCGGTGGTCGGGTGCGCTCGACGCGCCGCGATGGCTACGTCTTCGACCGCGGGTTTCAGGTGCTGTTCACCGCCTATCCCGCCGCACGTCGGGAACTCGACTTCGACGCGCTCGACTTGCGGTCGTTCGACCCCGGTGCAGTCGTCGCCGCGCCGAACCACCGCGCGGTCCTCTCCGACCCGTTCCGTGACTTCGGGGGCGCGCTCGAATCGCTGTTCACCCGCGACGTGACGACGTTGGACAAACTCCGCGTGCTGAAACTGCGCCAAGAACTGTCCGACAAACCCGACCGCGACATCTTTTCTGGGCCGGACCAGACGACTCGCGAGTATCTGGAAGAGCGTGGCTTCTCCGAGGACTTCGTCGAGCGGTTCGCCGCGCCGTTCTACGGCGGCATCACGCTCGACCGAAGTCTCGGCACGTCGAAGAAAGTCTTCGAGTTCACGTTCAAGATGCTCTCGACCGGGGAAATTGCTGTCCCGGCGCAGGGGATGGGCAAAATCAGCGAACAACTCGCCGAGCGCGCCCGCGAGGCTGGGGCGACTATTCACACCGACGAGACGGTGACCGAGCTAGACCCCCACGCCGAGGAGCCAACCGTCGAACTCGGTCGCGAGACGACGACTGCCGACGCCGTCGTGGTCGCCACCGACCCCAAGGAGGCCCGCGAGTTGACCGGCGTGGAGACGATTCCCACCGACGCGAAGGGTTGTGTCACGCAGTATCTCGCCTTCGAAGGCGAGGAGTTGGACGCTGGCGAGCGATTGCTGCTGAACGCGGAGGGGGACGAGGGACCGAATCAGGTGGCCCAACTCTCTGCGGTCGCGCCGGAGTACGCACCCGAGGACGAGGTCCTGCTGAGCGCGACGTATCTGGGGGTGCCCGACGACCCAGACGAGACATTGACCGAGCAGACGCGCCGAACCCTCGCGTCGTGGTATCCCGAGCGGCAACTGGACCTCCGGCACCTGCACACGAGTCGTATCGAGTTCGCGCAGTTCGCCCAGCCCCCCGGAATTTTCGACCGACTGCCGTGGATTCGGGACCCCGACGGCCCGGTCTACCTCGCGGGCGAGTACACGGACGCCTCGTCGGTGAACGCGGCGATGCAGAGCGGGCGAAAGGCGGCGCGAGCGGTGGTCGATGACTTGGGACTGCCGTAG
- a CDS encoding DUF5789 family protein, which produces MGREVKLSRVDDVLSELSYPTTRDDAAGEFEDVTLLLADGERNLGEVVSNVPETRFEAMDELADEINNALPREAVGEPYQSEGEG; this is translated from the coding sequence ATGGGACGGGAGGTCAAACTCAGCCGCGTGGACGACGTGCTTTCGGAGCTTTCGTACCCGACGACCCGCGACGACGCCGCAGGGGAGTTCGAAGACGTGACGCTGCTGCTCGCCGACGGCGAGCGAAATCTGGGCGAGGTCGTGAGCAACGTTCCGGAGACGCGCTTCGAAGCGATGGACGAACTGGCGGACGAAATCAACAACGCCCTGCCGCGGGAGGCGGTGGGCGAGCCGTACCAGTCGGAGGGTGAGGGATAA
- a CDS encoding transcription factor S, with product MEFCDECGSMMKAEEELWVCGSCGHKTPKDPDAEYVLTEDQEASEVIETDENSESALPTTEAHCPECGNDRARWYMQQIRAADESETRFFICTECSHKWREDDN from the coding sequence ATGGAATTCTGTGACGAGTGCGGCTCGATGATGAAAGCCGAAGAAGAGTTGTGGGTCTGCGGTAGCTGTGGCCACAAGACGCCGAAGGACCCCGACGCCGAGTACGTCCTCACCGAAGACCAAGAGGCGAGCGAGGTCATCGAAACCGACGAGAACTCCGAGAGCGCGCTCCCGACCACCGAGGCACACTGCCCTGAGTGTGGCAACGACCGCGCGCGCTGGTACATGCAACAGATTCGGGCGGCCGACGAGAGCGAGACGCGATTCTTCATCTGCACCGAGTGCAGCCACAAGTGGCGCGAAGACGACAATTAA
- a CDS encoding formyltransferase family protein: MTSTQLQVGLLVRGDDVPAWQARAVEQLLARTDAEVTHVVLNNESNEQGVGHYFQRLREKPLWAPVGAAHMLRGPPEYLRARQLSSIEGLGQPELVECEAEPAEGFGSLVPEEGVEALAETDVGVRFGFGFVKGDALTAPEHGVLSFHHGDLREYRGQPCGFWEFLHGESTAGVTLQRISETLDGGEIVAYEPVDIADAHTWGEIRRRLFATSEGMLATGVENVASGLEPQSPDELGDLYYIPEGGDVVKYVVKEGVGRVRNVVG, from the coding sequence ATGACATCTACACAGCTACAGGTCGGACTGCTCGTCCGTGGCGACGACGTACCGGCGTGGCAGGCACGTGCCGTCGAACAGTTACTCGCCCGGACTGACGCCGAGGTGACGCACGTCGTTCTCAACAACGAGTCGAACGAGCAGGGCGTCGGCCACTACTTCCAGCGACTGCGCGAGAAACCCCTGTGGGCACCGGTCGGGGCCGCGCACATGCTGCGGGGGCCACCGGAGTACCTCCGCGCTCGTCAGTTGTCGTCCATCGAGGGGCTGGGCCAACCGGAGCTAGTCGAGTGCGAGGCGGAACCGGCCGAGGGATTCGGCAGTCTCGTTCCCGAAGAAGGGGTTGAGGCACTCGCGGAGACTGATGTCGGGGTCCGGTTCGGATTCGGTTTCGTCAAAGGTGACGCGCTCACCGCGCCAGAACACGGCGTTCTGAGTTTTCACCACGGAGACCTGCGAGAGTATCGTGGCCAACCCTGCGGATTCTGGGAGTTCCTCCACGGCGAATCGACGGCGGGCGTCACGCTCCAGCGAATCTCGGAGACGCTCGACGGCGGAGAAATCGTCGCCTACGAACCGGTAGACATCGCCGACGCGCACACGTGGGGCGAGATTCGACGGCGACTGTTCGCCACCTCCGAGGGGATGCTCGCCACGGGCGTCGAGAACGTCGCGAGCGGCCTCGAACCGCAGTCGCCCGACGAACTCGGCGACCTCTACTACATCCCGGAAGGCGGTGACGTGGTGAAGTACGTCGTAAAAGAAGGCGTTGGAAGAGTTCGGAACGTCGTCGGGTAG
- a CDS encoding tRNA (adenine-N1)-methyltransferase, with protein sequence MTVLLVHGDREYLRKPGEELQTDLGVLDVPEDVEPGQTLETHLGEPFEVRRLRGPDLFNHFERTGAPMMPRDVGLIVGHTGIGRGDRVLDAGTGTGVLSAYLGRMDADVTTYERDPDFAEVARRNMELADVTDRVDVRVGDLTEELDDLVAGFEDDDGFDVLTLDTGDAAEVVARAPDLLSRGGYLAVYSPFVEQTREAVDTAREVGLANVETLETIQREMDFDDRGSRPSTAGVGHTGYLTFARRP encoded by the coding sequence GTGACGGTCCTGTTGGTTCACGGCGACCGAGAGTACCTGCGGAAACCGGGCGAAGAGTTGCAGACCGACCTCGGCGTGCTGGACGTCCCCGAAGACGTCGAACCCGGCCAGACGTTGGAGACGCATCTGGGTGAACCGTTCGAGGTGCGACGGCTTCGCGGTCCCGACCTGTTCAACCACTTCGAGCGAACCGGCGCGCCGATGATGCCCCGCGACGTGGGCCTCATCGTCGGCCACACCGGTATCGGACGCGGCGACCGCGTCCTCGACGCCGGAACTGGGACGGGAGTGCTGTCGGCGTATCTCGGTCGAATGGACGCCGACGTGACGACGTACGAACGCGACCCCGACTTCGCAGAGGTCGCGCGGCGGAACATGGAACTGGCAGACGTAACCGACCGCGTGGACGTGCGGGTCGGCGACTTGACCGAGGAGTTGGACGACCTCGTCGCGGGATTCGAGGACGACGACGGCTTCGACGTGCTGACTCTCGACACCGGCGACGCCGCCGAAGTCGTCGCTCGTGCGCCGGACCTGCTCTCTCGCGGCGGCTATCTCGCGGTGTACTCACCGTTCGTGGAACAGACCCGCGAAGCAGTGGACACCGCGCGCGAGGTCGGTCTCGCAAACGTCGAGACGTTGGAGACGATTCAGCGCGAGATGGACTTCGACGACCGTGGCTCTCGGCCCTCGACGGCGGGCGTCGGTCACACCGGCTATCTCACGTTCGCCCGGCGGCCGTAA
- a CDS encoding nascent polypeptide-associated complex protein codes for MFGGGGGGGLNPRKMQQMMKQMGIDVDELDAEEVIIRKSDGEELVFQNPDITVMDARGQQTYQVVGDPESREGTAGAVEDADESDDAGSSGDSEIPDSDVEIVAQRTGATEDDAREALEEADGDLAAAVERLE; via the coding sequence ATGTTTGGAGGAGGCGGCGGCGGAGGACTCAATCCGCGTAAGATGCAGCAGATGATGAAGCAGATGGGCATCGACGTAGACGAACTCGATGCCGAGGAGGTCATCATTCGGAAGAGCGACGGCGAGGAACTGGTCTTCCAGAACCCCGACATCACGGTGATGGACGCGCGCGGCCAGCAGACGTACCAGGTCGTCGGCGACCCCGAGTCCCGCGAGGGGACTGCAGGCGCAGTCGAGGACGCCGACGAATCGGACGACGCTGGTAGCTCCGGTGACTCGGAGATCCCCGACTCGGACGTCGAAATCGTCGCGCAGCGAACCGGTGCGACCGAAGACGACGCGCGTGAGGCCCTCGAAGAAGCCGACGGCGACCTCGCGGCGGCAGTCGAGCGTCTAGAGTGA
- a CDS encoding PUA domain-containing protein, with translation MSTQDAHEDLPALRTTADYQFGAGVGDALFPEEEPLEVERSSTGRPQQVHAEGGRLVTYGTDGRFTLGLAGGHRVLDALDAPAGRVVVGDESEPFVRDGKNVFAKFVAEVGPEIRPGDEVVVVHEDGALLAVGRAELSADAMADFDTGMAVMVRNGAGDAE, from the coding sequence ATGAGTACCCAAGACGCCCACGAGGACCTACCCGCGCTCCGAACGACCGCCGACTACCAGTTCGGGGCGGGCGTCGGCGACGCCCTGTTCCCCGAGGAGGAACCACTGGAGGTCGAACGGTCCTCGACTGGGCGGCCACAGCAGGTCCACGCCGAGGGCGGCCGACTCGTCACTTATGGCACCGACGGGCGATTCACACTCGGCTTGGCAGGCGGTCACCGAGTACTGGACGCTCTCGACGCGCCCGCTGGCCGAGTCGTCGTCGGCGACGAGAGCGAACCGTTCGTTCGCGACGGCAAGAACGTCTTCGCCAAGTTCGTCGCGGAAGTCGGCCCAGAAATCCGGCCCGGCGACGAGGTCGTTGTCGTCCACGAAGACGGTGCGCTCCTCGCTGTCGGCCGCGCAGAACTCTCCGCCGACGCGATGGCCGACTTCGACACCGGGATGGCTGTGATGGTCCGGAACGGTGCTGGTGATGCGGAATAG
- a CDS encoding LabA-like NYN domain-containing protein yields MTEIHPNQRVAVLADAQNLYHTAQSVYSRNIDYSALLEKSVQDRELTRAIAYVIQADSPDEERFFEALADIGFETKIKELKTFGDGTKKADWDVGMSLDAVTLAEHVDTVILCTGDGDFSRLCSHLRHAGVRTEVTSFKESTSEELLEAADAFVDMSERPETFLL; encoded by the coding sequence ATGACAGAAATTCACCCGAACCAGCGTGTCGCGGTTCTCGCCGACGCGCAAAACCTCTACCATACGGCACAAAGCGTCTACAGCCGTAACATCGACTACTCTGCTCTCTTGGAGAAGTCCGTGCAGGACCGCGAGTTGACGCGCGCCATCGCGTACGTCATCCAAGCCGACAGTCCCGACGAGGAGCGGTTCTTCGAGGCGTTGGCAGACATTGGCTTCGAGACGAAAATCAAGGAACTGAAGACGTTCGGCGACGGCACGAAGAAGGCCGACTGGGACGTGGGGATGAGCCTCGACGCCGTGACGCTTGCCGAACACGTCGATACGGTCATCCTTTGCACCGGCGATGGGGACTTCTCGCGGCTCTGCTCGCATCTTCGACACGCAGGCGTCCGTACCGAGGTGACGAGCTTCAAAGAATCGACGTCCGAAGAACTGCTGGAGGCCGCGGACGCGTTCGTGGACATGTCCGAGCGACCCGAGACGTTCCTGCTTTAG
- a CDS encoding metallophosphoesterase family protein → MVLSLSRAKENPMLVLGDAHASDPDNRRALFAAYRDSGEDVALQLGDLIYYDLPIPTYFIAGNNEDFDVIDALRHGRLESSSVQNVHLLASTAAEVCGLRVGGLSGNYAPTQFDRPRTNLHGERRRHFVKEDVEKAKQLEDIDVMLTHEAPHGLPVSEDYDVGCQYIDELLEAVEPDLCLVGHHHEHAESTFGDTRVVGIAPAWERYYHLDPETLELTSHETPSA, encoded by the coding sequence GTGGTTTTATCACTCTCCCGAGCGAAGGAAAATCCAATGCTCGTCCTCGGAGACGCCCACGCCAGCGACCCCGACAACAGGCGCGCGCTCTTCGCCGCCTACCGGGATTCTGGCGAGGACGTCGCGCTGCAACTCGGTGACCTCATCTACTACGACCTCCCGATTCCGACCTACTTCATCGCGGGCAACAACGAAGATTTCGACGTCATCGACGCGCTCCGTCACGGCCGCCTCGAAAGTTCGAGCGTCCAGAACGTCCATCTGCTCGCCAGCACCGCCGCGGAAGTCTGTGGTCTGCGCGTCGGCGGCCTCTCTGGCAACTACGCACCGACGCAGTTCGACAGGCCGCGGACGAACCTCCACGGCGAGCGGCGTCGCCACTTCGTCAAGGAAGACGTAGAGAAAGCGAAGCAACTGGAAGACATCGACGTGATGCTGACCCACGAGGCTCCCCACGGACTGCCGGTCTCGGAGGACTACGACGTTGGCTGTCAGTACATCGACGAACTGCTGGAAGCGGTCGAACCGGACCTCTGTCTGGTCGGCCACCACCACGAACACGCCGAATCGACGTTCGGTGACACGCGAGTCGTCGGCATCGCGCCCGCGTGGGAGCGGTACTACCATCTCGACCCGGAGACGCTGGAACTGACGAGCCACGAGACGCCGTCTGCTTGA
- the dapA gene encoding 4-hydroxy-tetrahydrodipicolinate synthase, whose translation MTHTTSTDEPFRGVYPAMTTPFDANGAIDYDQLRADAQRLESAGVDGLVAVGSTGESATLTHDEHVEVVRAVVETVDVPVIAGAGSNSTREMLELSHRSADAGADGLLLISPYYNKPEPAGMEQHYRTVADEIDLPQILYNVPSRTGRNIEVETAASLAEHENIVGYKAASGDLSRIGEVIERTRDEAFSVLSGDDALTLPMQSLGATGVISVTANVEPERFGALVGAANSGDFASAREVHEELAPLFRALFVETNPIPVKEAMQIRGYGPAHLRSPLTRLSEEYRAELAGILAELSEEPSGVHV comes from the coding sequence ATGACACACACTACATCCACAGACGAACCGTTCCGCGGGGTCTACCCCGCGATGACTACACCGTTCGACGCGAACGGAGCGATAGACTACGACCAACTCCGAGCGGACGCCCAGCGACTCGAATCGGCGGGCGTAGACGGCCTCGTCGCCGTCGGTTCGACCGGCGAGAGCGCGACGCTGACCCACGACGAACACGTCGAAGTCGTTCGCGCAGTGGTCGAGACCGTTGACGTACCGGTTATCGCTGGCGCGGGAAGCAACTCGACCCGCGAGATGCTGGAACTCTCCCATCGCTCGGCAGACGCCGGGGCCGACGGCCTCCTGCTCATCTCACCGTACTACAACAAGCCCGAACCGGCGGGAATGGAACAGCACTATCGAACCGTCGCCGACGAAATAGACTTGCCCCAGATTCTCTACAACGTTCCGTCTCGCACCGGTCGCAACATCGAAGTCGAGACGGCCGCCTCGCTCGCCGAACACGAGAACATCGTCGGCTACAAGGCCGCGAGCGGGGACCTCAGCCGAATCGGTGAAGTCATCGAGCGCACCCGTGACGAAGCGTTCTCCGTCCTCTCGGGCGACGACGCGCTGACGCTTCCGATGCAGTCGCTCGGTGCGACTGGCGTCATCAGCGTCACGGCGAACGTCGAACCCGAGCGGTTCGGCGCACTGGTCGGGGCCGCCAACTCTGGCGACTTCGCCTCCGCCCGCGAGGTTCACGAGGAACTCGCGCCGCTGTTCCGCGCACTGTTCGTGGAGACGAACCCGATTCCGGTGAAGGAAGCCATGCAGATTCGGGGCTACGGTCCGGCGCACCTGCGCTCGCCGCTGACGCGCCTCTCCGAGGAGTACCGGGCAGAACTTGCGGGTATCCTCGCCGAGTTATCCGAGGAACCGAGTGGGGTACACGTATGA
- the dapB gene encoding 4-hydroxy-tetrahydrodipicolinate reductase — MSVSVAVTGATGRMGRAVIDAASARADVEVAAAVNRDPEGGDDAVAGVPVAPTQEFDALLRERDPDALVDFTGPESSQNYVAVAAEAGVASVVGTTGFDDRGEAALRELAEYAPVLKASNFARGVQALLGAVESAVADLPGYDVEVTETHHNGKRDAPSGTANTILDEIESAREETTERVHGREGDQPREPGEIGVHARRAGNVTGEHEVLLAGKHEEVRLTHRAENRGVFAEGALDAAVWLAGRQPGWYDFADVLGGEQ, encoded by the coding sequence ATGAGTGTGAGTGTCGCAGTCACGGGCGCAACTGGACGGATGGGGCGAGCCGTCATCGACGCCGCGAGCGCCCGAGCGGACGTGGAAGTCGCCGCCGCGGTCAACCGCGACCCGGAGGGCGGGGACGATGCTGTCGCGGGCGTCCCCGTCGCCCCCACCCAGGAGTTCGACGCGCTACTCCGCGAGCGCGACCCGGACGCGCTGGTCGATTTCACCGGGCCTGAAAGCTCCCAGAACTACGTCGCCGTCGCCGCCGAGGCGGGCGTCGCAAGCGTCGTCGGCACGACCGGATTCGACGACCGGGGCGAAGCGGCACTCCGCGAATTGGCAGAGTACGCGCCCGTGCTGAAGGCCTCAAACTTCGCGCGCGGCGTGCAGGCACTGCTGGGCGCAGTCGAGTCGGCCGTCGCCGACCTGCCGGGCTACGACGTAGAGGTCACCGAGACCCACCACAACGGCAAGCGAGACGCCCCGAGCGGGACTGCAAACACGATTCTGGACGAGATAGAGAGCGCGAGGGAGGAAACGACCGAGCGCGTTCACGGCCGCGAAGGCGACCAACCCCGCGAACCCGGAGAAATCGGCGTCCACGCACGCCGAGCGGGCAACGTCACTGGCGAACACGAAGTCCTGCTCGCTGGCAAGCACGAAGAGGTCCGACTCACCCACCGAGCAGAGAATCGCGGCGTCTTCGCGGAAGGCGCGCTCGACGCGGCAGTCTGGCTCGCTGGCCGACAGCCCGGGTGGTACGACTTCGCGGACGTTCTCGGAGGTGAACAATGA